A genomic window from Panthera tigris isolate Pti1 chromosome B4, P.tigris_Pti1_mat1.1, whole genome shotgun sequence includes:
- the GPR162 gene encoding probable G-protein coupled receptor 162, with the protein MARGGAGAEEASLRSNALSWLACGLLALLANAWIILSISAKQQKHKPLELLLCFLAGTHILMAAVPLTTFAVVQLRRQASSDYDWNESICKVFVSTYYTLALATCFTVASLSYHRMWMVRWPVNYRLSNAKKQALHAVMGIWMVSFILSTLPSIGWHNNGERYYARGCQFIVSKIGLGFGVCFSLLLLGGIVMGLVCVAITFYQTLWARPRRARLARRAGVGGGAKGGGPGGLGTRPAFEVPAIVVEDARGKRRSSLDGSESAKTSLQVTNLVSAIVFLYDSLTGVPILVVSFFSLKSDSAPPWMVLAVLWCSMAQTLLLPSFIWSCERYRADVRTVWEQCVAIMSEEDGDDDGGCDDYADGRVCKVRFDANGATGPGGRDPTQVKLLPGRHMLFPPLERVHYLQVPLSRRLSHDETNIFSTPRAPGSILHKWSSSDDIRVLPAQSRALGGPPEYLGRRQRLEDEEDEEEAEGGGLASLRQFLEGGMLGSGGGPPRGPGFFREEITTFIDETPLPSPTASPGPSPRRPRPLGLSPRRLSLGSPDSRAAGLPLGLSAGRRCSLTGGEGSARPWGGSWGPGNPIFPQLTL; encoded by the exons ATGGctcggggcggggcaggggcagaggaggccTCCCTGCGCTCAAACGCATTGTCCTGGCTGGCCTGTGGGCTCCTGGCACTGCTGGCCAATGCCTGGATCATCCTCAGCATCTCGGCCAAGCAGCAAAAGCACAAGCCGCTGGAGTTACTGCTCTGCTTCCTGGCGGGCACACACATACTCATGGCGGCTGTGCCCCTCACCACCTTCGCCGTGGTGCAGCTACGGCGGCAGGCTTCTTCTGACTATGACTGGAACGAGAGCATCTGCAAGGTCTTTGTGTCCACCTACTACACACTGGCCCTGGCCACCTGCTTCACAGTCGCCTCGCTCTCCTATCATCGCATGTGGATGGTGCGCTGGCCCGTCAACTACCGCCTCAGCAACGCCAAGAAGCAGGCGCTGCATGCTGTCATGGGCATCTGGATGGTCAGCTTCATCCTCTCCACGCTGCCCTCCATTGGCTGGCACAACAATGGCGAGCGGTACTACGCCCGTGGCTGCCAGTTCATAGTCTCCAAGATTGGCCTGGGCTTTGGCGTCTGCTTCAGCCTCTTGCTCCTTGGGGGCATTGTCATGGGGCTGGTCTGTGTGGCCATCACCTTCTACCAGACGTTGTGGGCCCGGCCCCGGAGGGCTCGGCTGGCCCGGAgagcgggggttgggggtggggccaaGGGGGGTGGGCCAGGGGGTTTGGGTACCCGGCCAGCTTTTGAGGTGCCAGCCATTGTGGTGGAGGATGCCAGAGGCAAGCGGCGGTCCTCGCTGGACGGCTCTGAGTCGGCCAAGACATCCCTGCAGGTCACCAACTTGGTCAGCGCCATCGTCTTTCTCTATGACTCACTCACAGGGGTGCCCATCTTG GTGGTGAGCTTCTTCTCCCTTAAGTCGGACTCGGCTCCGCCGTGGATGGTGCTGGCTGTGCTGTGGTGCTCCATGGCGCAGACGCTGCTGCTGCCCTCCTTCATCTGGTCCTGCGAGCGCTACCGTGCCGACGTGCGCACTGTGTGGGAGCAGTGCGTGGCCATCATGTCGGAGGAGGATGGCGACGACG ATGGCGGCTGTGATGACTATGCAGATGGCCGAGTGTGCAAAGTTCGTTTTGATGCTAATGGTGCCACAGGACCAGGGGGCAGGGACCCCACCCAGGTGAAGCTGTTGCCTGGAAGGCACATGCTGTTTCCCCCTCTTGAGAGGGTCCACTACTTACAG GTCCCCCTGTCCCGCCGTCTGTCCCATGATGAGACCAACATCTTCTCTACACCTCGGGCACCAGGCTCCATCCTACATAAGTGGTCATCCTCTGATGACATCCGGgtcctcccagcccagagccgAGCCCTGGGGGGCCCTCCTGAGTACCTGGGACGAAGACAAAGGCTGGAGGAtgaggaggatgaggaagaagcTGAAGGTGGGGGGCTGGCCAGCCTTCGCCAGTTCCTGGAGGGTGGGATGTTGGGGTCAGGTGGGGGACCCCCACGGGGTCCTGGCTTCTTCCGGGAAGAGATCACCACCTTCATTGATGAGACACCTCTGCCTTCTCCAACTGCTTCACCGGGGCCCTCTCCTCGCCGGCCCAGGCCCCTGGGCCTCTCACCCCGCAGGCTTTCCCTTGGGTCCCCTGACAGCAGAGCCGCTGGACTTCCTTTGGGCTTAAGTGCAGGGAGACGCTGCTCCCTGACAGGAGGTGAGGGGAGTGCAAGACCTTGGGGAGGATCCTGGGGCCCAGGTAATCCCATTTTCCCCCAGCTGACGCTGTGA